The Cucumis melo cultivar AY chromosome 6, USDA_Cmelo_AY_1.0, whole genome shotgun sequence genome includes a region encoding these proteins:
- the LOC103500123 gene encoding DEAD-box ATP-dependent RNA helicase 21: MKRNPGVENVSGSSSSKPLHAAVDNKPVFLTKAQREQLALQRRQDEISLQRRHQDQLLLSNSQKPLPDSVDNHKPSDSDRRDRDRGRDRERDRDRDRARDRERDRDRDLERRNREKEREEEAKARERTRLEKLAERERDKELDAIKEQYLGSKKPKKRVIKPSEKFRFSFDWENTEDTSRDMNLLYQNPHEAQLLFGRGFRAGMDRREQKKLAAKNEKEMREEIRKKDGVEEKPEEAAAQKLKEKAADLYDSFDMRVDRHWSEKKLEEMTERDWRIFREDFNISYKGSKIPRPMRSWTESKLTTELLKAVERAGYKSPSPIQMAAIPLGLQQRDVIGIAETGSGKTAAFVLPMLAYITRLPPINEENEAEGPYAVVMAPTRELAQQIEDETVKFSHYLGIKVVSIVGGQSIEEQGFKIRQGCEVVIATPGRLLDCLERRYAVLNQCNYVVLDEADRMIDMGFEPQVMGVLDAMPSSNLKPENEDEELDEKKIYRTTYMFSATMPPAVERLARKYLRNPVVVTIGTAGKATDLISQHVIMMKESEKFYRLQNLLDNLGDKTAIVFVNTKKNADTVAKNLDKAGYRVTTLHGGKSQEQREISLEGFRTKRYNVLVATDVAGRGIDIPDVAHVINYDMPSNIEMYTHRIGRTGRAGKTGVATTFLTLQDSEVFYDLKQMLIQSNSPVPPELARHEASKFKPGSIPDRPPRRNETLFAH, translated from the coding sequence ATGAAACGGAATCCAGGTGTTGAAAATGTGTCTGGTTCTTCATCTTCTAAGCCATTACATGCTGCTGTTGATAACAAACCCGTCTTCTTAACTAAAGCCCAACGTGAACAATTAGCTCTTCAACGACGCCAAGATGAAATCTCTCTTCAAAGACGCCATCAAGACCAGCTTCTTCTCTCTAATTCTCAGAAACCTTTGCCCGATTCTGTTGACAACCACAAACCTTCTGATTCTGACCGTCGCGATCGTGATAGAGGACGAGACCGAGAAAGAGATCGAGATCGCGACAGGGCTCGCGATCGGGAAAGAGATCGTGACCGGGATTTGGAGCGACGGAATCGTGAGAAGGAGCGCGAGGAAGAGGCCAAAGCTCGAGAGCGCACACGCTTAGAGAAGCTAGCAGAACGAGAGCGTGACAAGGAGTTGGATGCCATTAAAGAACAATATCTTGGCTCTAAGAAGCCTAAGAAACGTGTTATTAAACCTAGTGAGAAATTTCGCTTTTCATTTGATTGGGAAAACACTGAGGATACTTCTCGAGACATGAATTTGCTATATCAAAATCCTCACGAGGCCCAACTTTTGTTTGGACGAGGGTTCCGTGCTGGAATGGACAGAAGAGAGCAGAAGAAACTTGCGGCTAAGAATGAGAAGGAGATGAGGGAGGAGATCCGAAAGAAAGATGGTGTGGAGGAAAAACCAGAGGAGGCTGCAGCTCAAAAACTCAAGGAAAAAGCTGCTGATTTGTATGACTCATTTGATATGAGAGTTGATCGGCACTGGAGCGAAAAGAAGCTAGAGGAGATGACTGAGAGGGATTGGAGAATTTTCAGGGAGGACTTCAATATATCCTATAAAGGATCCAAGATCCCTCGCCCCATGAGGAGTTGGACGGAGAGTAAGTTGACAACGGAACTTCTTAAGGCGGTAGAAAGGGCTGGTTATAAGTCACCCTCCCCCATTCAGATGGCTGCCATTCCATTGGGTTTACAACAACGTGATGTTATTGGGATTGCCGAGACTGGTTCTGGTAAGACTGCTGCCTTTGTTCTTCCCATGCTTGCTTATATTACAAGGTTGCCTCCCATCAACGAAGAGAATGAGGCAGAAGGGCCTTATGCGGTAGTGATGGCTCCCACTCGTGAACTTGCTCAGCAGATTGAGGATGAAACTGTCAAATTTTCTCATTATTTGGGTATTAAAGTGGTTTCAATTGTTGGAGGTCAATCTATCGAGGAGCAAGGATTTAAGATCAGGCAAGGTTGTGAGGTTGTCATTGCCACTCCTGGTCGTTTGCTGGATTGTTTGGAGAGGCGTTATGCTGTACTTAATCAATGTAATTATGTTGTTCTAGATGAGGCTGATAGGATGATAGATATGGGTTTCGAGCCTCAAGTTATGGGGGTTTTAGATGCTATGCCTTCAAGCAATCTTAAACCTGAAAATGAGGACGAGGAGCTTGatgagaaaaaaatatatcgaaCTACATACATGTTTAGTGCTACCATGCCACCTGCTGTGGAGAGACTCGCTAGAAAATATCTAAGAAATCCTGTTGTTGTTACCATTGGAACTGCTGGAAAGGCAACTGACCTAATATCTCAACATGTTATTATGATGAAGGAATCAGAGAAGTTTTATAGATTACAGAATTTGCTTGATAACCTGGGTGACAAAACAGCTATTGTTTTTGTTAACACCAAGAAGAATGCCGATACTGTTGCCAAAAATTTGGACAAGGCAGGGTATCGTGTTACAACTTTGCATGGTGGGAAGTCACAAGAACAAAGGGAAATTAGTCTTGAAGGGTTTAGAACTAAGAGATATAATGTTCTCGTTGCCACAGATGTTGCTGGTCGTGGAATAGATATTCCTGATGTTGCTCATGTCATAAACTATGATATGCCTAGTAACATTGAAATGTATACACATCGTATTGGACGTACCGGCCGTGCAGGGAAAACAGGTGTGGCCACTACATTTTTGACTTTACAAGATTCTGAAGTCTTTTATGATCTTAAGCAAATGCTTATCCAAAGCAATAGTCCTGTGCCTCCTGAATTGGCAAGGCATGAAGCGTCTAAGTTCAAGCCTGGTAGTATTCCTGATAGACCTCCTCGACGTAATGAAACTCTTTTTGCACATTGA